The stretch of DNA GGGTGTCTTGTTTTTTCTGTTAAATTCGCAAATAAATTATGGTTTTGGACCGCTTTGGTAACGGAGCACCGGAATGTACGAATTTGAAGTAAGCACGTGAATGCATCGTGATTCCCTCTTTGGCCCTCGCTGGTTAGCCCGGCTATTGTCGTGTTGAGACAACTCACGAAAAGCACGACCCATTTTAAGGACTTTTCCTCCGACTTTTCCTGCTATTTTAGGTCAAATGGTCGCTTCAAAGTAGCCCAACGTCTATTTTTGAAGGACTATCTCTGGTTTTGTCACAGACGGCTCACTTTGCGCTGCAGGCGGAGGAGTTAGTAGCGGTCGGCATGGGACGGACAACTGAGATTtgattgtgtgcgtgtgtctccCCCACTTTTGGGACGAGAAAATAACAAAAGGGACGACATTAAGACGCATGTAGCTGGAATACGACTTTGTTCAACTAGCTTGTTAAGAGGTAAGAGTCGAGCTTGCCCACTGGGGCAAAAGTCTTCGGAGAGTGCGAGTCAAACGAGGCCTGGTAGTTTTTTGTATTGCATGACTCACGAAAAAAGTGGAgaaatttgtagtttttgtgtgtatttaaggACCGGCCTGTTTTGTAGTTCTTTTTGCCTTAACTAAAACTCCTCCAAAGAAAACTAGAGCAAATTTAACGCTTCTGAAATCCAAATAACACGTTTCCCTAGCAAATAGCGTGAAATGAACGGTAAATTAACACgctgtagttttatttttttacataaggtgtcctattttacattttcacaaCTACATTACTCACATTTAGgcgttttaatgtatttgtgcTTGTAACCAAAGGCTTCCTGTTATGGGGTAAATATGAGTTCTGTCATAAACTTTTTGTCAGTTGTTGTATTGCTTTTGTTTGTGCACGTGTGTCAATCAAGGGTATTGATGTAGCTATGTTATTAGCATGTTTTCCTTGTGTAATAATCATGGTTcctcttcctgtgtttggacactACAGTCCCAGGGTAATCCTCCATGTTAATccatctgtctgtgtgtgtatgtgtgtgttgtgtaaTTCTCACTTGGCTGTACTGCCTtgttacacacaaacacacacaacacacacacacaacacacagcTGGACAATACAATGAGGCGAAAGGGGTTAACAGGTGGTACTCAGTCGGTGTCTTGGATTTAACCAGGTCTGGAGGATCTtctagtccaggggtgggcaaagttttctgcctgggggggccacattgactttaaaaaatgtgacagatgggccgggtcaacacaagatacgatacatataaaaaagtgcatccgttaacagtacatatgaaacataaactgaaaaaaaggactaaagtattaacattaaagtacaaagtaatgtaaaaagGAGCCAAtcatgtccaatcagcctattagGCATGTTTTAGGAAAGTGGGAGGtaaccagaatacccagagaaaacccacaccggcctggggagaacatgcaaaccccaaacaggtgaaccgacctggatttgaacccaggtaccCCACCGTGAGACcaaatgtgctaaccactaacCCGCCGGGCCACCCAtataaagtcatattttaagTTTTAATGATATCTAATAACAAGGTAATTGTTGAAGTgcttaaaaaacaatatttgggtAATTTTACATGATATTTTTAAGTGcatatttattataaaaaatatttatttgaatgtatttgatgttttttttatcatttctttaACAAATACTTAAACCTcatgcccatagttggcttggctaggctccagcaccccccgcgagccttgtgaggataagcggttagAATGAATTTACATCTTGTAagctacacaaaaaaatacagctcATTATATACGATTTCATATCCGTAAATACACTATTACCCAAGttagtttaatttttaaaaaatcattgaagATCTGAGTATGTGTGTATCCTGTCTAAGAGTACTGCAAATGTTGTAAAGAAGCAACAAGGGTGTACTTTGCTACATTAACGCCGTGAAGATGCCTCTGCAGGTGGCCCCGGATGTGTGAAAGGAACTCGGAAGGAAGTCCGTCCTCAGCTTGcaaccccccgccccccactAGCCCTTACACCCCCCCAAACGAACTACCACCGGCACCTTTCTTGGTGATTGGCAGGCAAAGAGAAGACGCCTTAGAACGCGTGCCAGGGCGATTACTGAGTTACGCTTCATTGATGcttgtgtttttcccccccaaggATGTCATCTTAAATTTCATCCTTGAATGAAGTGTGGTTGTTGACCTCGTGCTAATATGCTAgcgctgtaaaacaaaaacaaaaatactccgGAAGTCAGTTTTTACTGTACTTTgggagtacagtaatccctcgattatcgcgacttcacttttTCGCAGATTTACTACTTTttactaatttttttttgttattaatttattcaaaaatgtgaaaaaaactttctgaagccacttttgctactaaaACTCAGCActgtatgacattttttaaattattttaacacTGAAGAAAGTCATAAATTGGATCCCAGATCACTTCATTGGTAATTCGTTTCAATAATGcaatttttagggaaaaaaataacattttgaccAGATTTTAAGTTCTAAGAAAATAATGTATGTTCTGTAAGACttaatttttattaagataaatTGCTGAGCTATCATTTTTTGTTCCTTATACACAGCAGATCTTCAAAACAAGCTAACAAAATATGGAATCGACCCTAGCTAACCGCTATATATAGAAAGAGCACTAAATATGTTAAACAGATGTGCTGTAGCCCACATCCTGCCTGCAGAAGCAATGATTGTTCATTTTTTGACTGAAATATGACATTTCCATTATTCCGACTCATGGTTAGCATGCACATGAATATACATATAACCATAATTATCAACTTTGACATCATACTTTTCTTGTGTTATCTAAAATTTGAGTTAAAAATCCTGGCCAATATTTTCCTTAGTAACATTCATCAGTTATTGGAGATAATTTGGTTAAATTATATTCTCAAATTGACGATTTTAATGTCGTTTTAAcaatacggcttatacgcagatgcgacttatatacgagaaaatacggtaaacttGATTCTTTATTTTGTAATGAAATATTACAGCTTAGCTTTGGTTTAAAATGGTAAAACTCCAAGattaaaaagcatgttttatCAATTGTGTatcaaaaatattacaaaaaagaacaaaaacattaaatactATGTTCCTAAAGCTTAAATAATCATTAAAGTAGACTTTTTGAAGGGGAAGCTGTCAACACTACAGCCACTACTACACTTTGACATGTTTATCTAATACTCGTGGGAAGAATGAGTCACAGTAGTCGTTGTTACTGCCTTCAAGTCCTTCAAGTTCAGACCAGATAAATGTGAGGGTCTCGTATATCAATGAGCAAAAGGGGTCTTTGGTGTTCTTTTTTGTGTGGGCGCTCTTAAATCTGTGTCAGTGAAACGGCCACAGGCGACGAAGATCCTGTTTCCGCCGCAGCCTTTTGTTTGTAATCAAGTCACGGGAGGTTGCGATTCCGCCAGTAGCGAgcgaccattttttttaacactactTGGGCCTGGCTAGCTAATGCTAAAATGCTCATTGACAAAAGAAGGctacttgtttgtttttgttgttaaccAGCTGGGTTTTACAATGGGTCATCAATTCTTGAAGTGCTTCCTGCTTTTaagtactgtgttttttttgaagGGTTGGCAATAAGTCTTTTTCTGTAATGTTGCCAAATTTTGTTGTTGCATAGTACAAAATGCTACTAGAAAATGTGGCTTCTGaggaatggaaaatattttttgttgcattCTGTTTGGGAAAAATAGAGATGGACTTGGATGGTTTATTTTTACTGGCATGAAGAATGATTGTTGAAGAATATTTTGGGATAGGACAACGAatcatagatttaaaaaaaaagttgtttttgtaaatattaattgggtgacccaaaaaaaaatgtgcaaaaactgaccatattttttttaaatatacagtatttgaGCCTTATCTAGTCCCTGACaagagatttttaaaaagttaagttTTTGTATATATGAATTTGGTGACCCAAAAATTGTGCAAAaactgacctttttttttttaaaaatacagtatttgagcCTTATCTAGTCCCTGACaagagatttttaaaaagttatgtTTTTGTATATATGAATTtggtgacccaaaaaaaatgtgcaaaaacggactatttttttaaacatacaaaaaaacaagtttttttacAGATACAGTATTTGAGCCTTATCTAGTGCTTGACAAGAGATTTAAAAAAGTTAGGTTTTTGTACATATATTAATtgggtgacccaaaaaatgtgcaaaaactgaccgtatttttttaaatatacaaaaaaactgaccacatttttttttacagatagaTACAGTTTTTGAGCCTTATCTTGTGCTTGAcaagagatttttaaaaaagttaggtttttgtatatataaattgggtgacccaaaaaatgtgcaaaaactgaccgtatttttttaaatatacaaaaaactgaccatatttttttaaatataaagtatttgAGCCGTATCTAGTGATTGACAAGAGATTTAAAAAAGTTAGGTTTTTGGATATATACATTTGGTGacccaaaaatgtgcaaaaactttttttaaatatacaaaaaaactgaccgcatttttttacagatacaGTATTTGAGCCTTATCTTGTGCTtgacaatagattttttttaaaagttatttttttggatgtAAAAATtgggtgacccaaaaaaaatgtgcaaaaactgacggtatttttttaaatatacagtatttgaGCCTTTTGTAGTGCTTGacaagagatttttttaaaagttatgtTTTTGGATATATAAATtgggtgacccaaaaaatgtgcaaaaactgaccatattttctttaaatatacagtatttgaACCTTATCTAGTGCTTGACAAGATCCCTTTCTTCCCTTGTTGTCTGCTTTCAGGTTTGAAGATGGGTTGTGTGCGGAGCAAAGAGGACAAAGGCCCGGCTCTAAAGTACCGGCCAGATAACACAAACAACACTCCGGTCAATACCCATCTGGGCCACTACGGTCCTGAGCCCACGCTGATGGGCCACTCGCCGGCAGCCAAGACGCTCAACAACAGTTACAACAGCCACGCCTCCGCGCTGACGCCATTCGGCGGCGCGTCGTCGGCCATGACGCCCTTCGGGGGGGCCTCCACCTCCTTTACGTCGTCGGTGGCTGTGAGCAGCCCCTTTCCTGGTGTTGTCACAGGTTAGAGTCGTTTTTTATATCtgtcatttttatgttattacattattttaattgcacagtagtacctcgacatatgagtgcccagacatgcgagcaatttgagatatgagtacaattttgagcaaatttggggaatattttgaagggaatataacCCTCGAAAAGTTGCATCTGGaaatcagggtggaggcggggccaatagaaccaacccaggagaagaaatatcacaattttaaacaaaattagtattaaatttagtgtaaagttagattaaacttatttttcagtgttccaggttcatttaaatgtgtttttgttatgttacgagcacgttgccgtgcaaaaaatcTTTCTTAGACAAAAATACAGACAGTTTTAGATATGTTTAAGTGTAGTTGGGATTTTGTCTTTATaaacaacattttgtaaaatcattaGTGggcttttttgcttaaaattcTGAATCTAGTTGAATTTGCTGGCATTTTCCTACACTgagtgataaacaaacaaacacgcaCTGCTCTTTCTAAATGCCGTTAGAAATATCTGTCAGTCTTGCGTATTTAATTTCCATTCAAAGATTTGTAAAGCAACATTAAAAGCATCATAAGATGTTTCTGTTCATAATGACACTCCTTTGTTTCCCCTCCATCTCGCCTCAGGCGGCGTCACATTCTTCGTGGCGCTCTACGACTACGAAGCCAGGACGTCAGACGATCTATCTTTCGACAAAGGCGATCGCTTCCAAATTATTAACAATACGTGAGTGCCATAatgctttttgtttatttgtttatttttatccaaGCTTATTCCCctgctgtgtatgtgtgtttaatcCCCTTTTCTTGATGCTGAAATCTGTCTGGGTTAATGGGCTTCTTTGATTGGACCATCTGGTCTCATGACATTCATCCTCTTCAATTCTATAGTGTTTCGTACAGTTGAGTCATGAAATAGAAGTTGTTCTTCTACAGACAGGTTGTTTAGCATGTTTGCTAGCATCGTAAATCCAACTGAAACCGTCTGTCTTTTCCTTGTAGGGAAGGCGACTGGTGGGAGGCTCGTTCCATCAACACGGGACAGAAGGGTTACATCCCCAGCAACTACGTGGCTCCTGCCGACTCCATACAAGCCGAAGAGTGAGTACGCCTTATCCGTAATGGTCGCTGAGCCCGAGAAGCATTTTTCTGTGGTTACACAGCCACTGACACTCATTTACACATACAGAGACTGAACAATAGTAACCCGTGTTGTGGTATCTACTGTATGGCTACAAACATGGGCCCTGTTATTATATGCAAACATCCCCAATGATTATCCTAAACAATACCAGAGATGCATGTCTGGAGTGTTGCACAGTAGCCAAAACATTTTATGAAAAATGCTGAGCTAGGATTAGTtccgtgatcggacgtttggtcgccagtgtTTTGGTcccaggtcttttggtcccttttggtcgccggtctaatggtgacagagttcactaagtactgtttaatatctaagtactgtttactatctaagtactgtttactatctaagtactgtttcatatctaagtactgtttactatctaagtactgtttcatatctaagtagtctttaatatctaagcagtgtttaatatccaagtactctttaatatctaagtagtgtttaatatctaagtagtgtttaatatctaagtagtgtttaatatccaagtactgtttaatatctaagtagtgttatCTAAAtgtctactgttttcaacagtacttggatattagacagtacttggatagtaaacagtacttagatattaaacagtacttagatattaaacagtacttagatattaaacagtacttagatattacactctcatgaatgtaattttgtCTTGTACAAGGCATTTTTCTGGAATTTTATTccgtatttgtttttgttttagtaaCAGAAACCATTgaactaatgtaaaaaaataaataaaaatgcatgtagtattttgtacATTACAAATGGCTTATGTTATTTCCACAGGTGGTATTTTGGCAAAATGGGCCGCAAGGATGCTGAGCGTCTATTATTACTTCCGGGTAACCAACGAGGTACTTTCTTGGCACGAGAGAGTGAGACTACCAAGGGTAAGattgacatttttgtgcatttatgTATTACAGGAAAGTCAAAAATTACTATTACTTGAAtgtaaaagcctttttttgacTGTCTGTCAACATAAGTGTAATTATATTAtgtaattttcttttcaaagggGCCTATTCTCTATCAATCCGCGACTGGGATGAAGTCAAGGGGGACAATGTGAAACACTACAAAATCCGAAAACTGGATAGTGGTGGTTATTACATTACAACGAGGGCTCAGTTTGAGACACTGCAAAAGCTGATGAAACATTACACAGGTAGGCAACATCTGCAGATACATACACACAAtcacaatttacaaaaaaatgtctcaaaaggTTTCCATCACTTTATCTCTTTCATGGTGAAATGATCTATAACTAACAAATGATCTGAAATATAGCAAAAAGCAGGTCTTACTTTCTCCAGATTTTAATGGAATCCTTGAAGAGCCAATGAATTATTCATCTGAAAATCTGCTGCAgtaatatatatgcatgtattagCAAATCCTACTTCTCTCaggattaatttttttctcctcctttgaTGCCTGATAGTGCCATAAGTTTCCGCCCAAAAGTAGAGAaacgtatgagtgtgagtgaatGCAAAGTTTAACATGTACGGTATTTTCACGTCTGCAGAACACGCCGACGGGTTATGCTACAGGCTGACGACGGTGTGCCCCACGGTGAAGCCGCAGACTCAGGGGCTTGCCAAGGACGCTTGGGAGATCCCTCGAGAGTCCCTGCGACTGGAAGTCAAGCTGGGCCAGGGATGCTTTGGAGAAGTCTGGACGGGTAAGCTAGCATCATCcgggaccggacgtttggtcgccagtcaaatggtgactgggagtttactgttgaaactagctctcaaaattatattcataagagagagtttaatatctaagtactgtttaatacctaagtactctttaatatctaagtactgtttaatttctaagtactgtttaatatccaagtactgtttaatttctaagtactgtttaatatccaagtactgtttaatatcgaagtactgtttgatatctaagcactgtaatatttaagtactgtttaatatccaagtactgtttaatttttaagtactgtttaatatccaagtactgtttaatatccaagtactgtttaatatccaagtactgtttaatttcttagtactgtttaatatccaagtactgtttaatatctaagcactgtaatatttaagtactgtaatatttaagtactgtttaatatctaagtactgtttcatatctaagtactctttcatatctaagtactctttcatatctaagtactctttcatatctaagtactctttcatatctaagtactctttcatatctaagtactgtttcatatctaagtactgtttcatatctaagtactgtttcatatctaagtactgtttaatatctcggtactgttgaaaccagctctcaaaattttattcatgagagggtttaatatctaaatatactgctttcaacagtacttagatattaaactgtctcttttagatatttaactctctctcatgactataattttgagagctggttgcaacagtaaactctctgtcaccatttgaccggcaaccaaacgtccgagcaccccttTGGATCCAAAAACTGTCTTTCTGATCTGGCAACCCGTAGGTACAGCCCACCATTAGCTCAGAATTTCCAATGatttaaaatctgaattttttaTTTCCGCCGGTGTAACAAACGTCGGATCGTAAATGAGTCAATGGACCTTGCCGCTAGAAAAGTAAGCACCCGTTTTATAGCCCATGTATATTTAACAGGGAGACATACTTACAGACTGCTTATAGGAGGATTGATAAACACTTTGAGTTATGAACCTCAGCATAGATCTGGCCTATTTATCTGGGAAAGCGCTGACGGACGCAGACCGTTTATGCACTGAAAGGCGGGCGCGTACGCTAATGGAAGGTCGTCCTCCTACGCTTCACTTTGCCGGCGCGTGCTGCCTTGCTCGCTCCGTCATTAGGCCCGCGGCAAGCCTCGACCTGTAAGTGTGCAATCCCAGGAATTCCTCCgccgtctttttttttcatttttctttttctcgaTGCCCTCTTCTAGTTATTAATCCCTCGGtgacttcacttttttttaaattccagaaTGTTAATCACTACACCTCCTTTGCGATAGGTTCTCGCCACCAGGCGGTTGCCATTATTGGCGCCCTAGTTTGCGTGATTCATTCACGGCACCCTCATGACGAAAGACATGGGTCATTGTATGTAAACAGGGCGTGAGTAAGTGGCTTTGGATCAAATTATTTGGGTGGACAAGTTTATCGGCTATTTGCTAAAtcatgattttgattttttttatagcatcATCTAATCTGGAACGCATTTACAACACGCCTCTAAAAAGAGGAAGAACTTTAATTTATGGGACTTATATAATGACTATCTACAGCAACCTCAACTTTTtcgtccaagaaaaaaaaatcaaagtagtCCAAGAATTTAAATACTTAGAAATCACTCTTGACTCTAAACTGGTCTTCAAATGAgagataaaaaaacatgctaaataatatatatatcaatttgtccaatttttggTTCATTAGAAACAATTCAGCAACTATATTTTGACAGtaattttgtcccaaaaaaaattccaacaaatcaacaatggctggctctataggtgactgtgtagtaccCTTTCAAAAAgtatgctaaattagccaaaacaCCATTTTCTGTtgatacctggaactcaataccaataaaaaaatgcatgaattcCCATCTCTGaatctcttggccaatcatcttaaggCTTGGTTTTTAGATGAACTAAATTGCCATCACAACATTGTCTAAAATTGTACTACGTCTTTGTATATCACTTTGTTTACCTTCCTACCTGTACAAggaactaaagatggaaattagccctctgctacaatcttacatatttaaatatataagctCATTAATGTGATATTCCTTATTATACAAATCAAACTCGCAGTGTTATTTGTGATATGAcccaattttctttttcaatgcaGGCACATGGAACGGTACTACCAAAGTAGCCATTAAAACCCTGAAGCCAGGTACCATGTCCCCAGAGGCGTTCCTGCAGGAAGCCCAAATTATGAAGAAACTCCGACACGATAAGCTAGTGCCTCTCTACGCCGTGGTGTCGGAAGAACCCATTTACATTGTGACTGAGTTCATGGGCAAAGGTCAGTCGGCAGAAAATTCGTCCTCTAAATGTGCCCACGGGCTGCAAAGTTGTGTGTACagtttgtgtgttttgaaaGTAAGGATAGCTGAAACACATAACTTCCTTGCTGTTGTCGAAGTGATTAAGTACCATAGTAAATAAAGCCTGAGAGTATTAAGTGCAGACTTTCTTCGGCAGTAGAAATGTTACAACGCGACTCGTAAAATGCCAGCTAGTTCTGACTGATGCACCTAAAAGCCGTTTATCCTAGACTACCGTACATAAATTCTAGGCTCGCAAGTCTCTTAGGTtggatttcaattttttatggCTATGCAATATGTCTATTTACACGGTATTTCTAGTTGCATTAATCCTGTCGTATCCAATGGCTGTAACGGAAGTTACTTTGCAAGCAAACACACCAGGCTGGAAAAACACACAAGTAAATAGTGGTATTTATTTGTATAGACAATTAAATAGAATGAACATCTGCCTATAAATTCTTCCACGTGGATGCAAGTTTTTTGGCTGAATTAAGTGTCAACTCACTTTAAGAACCTTTAAGGATCACCTAAAAATAAAAGGTGGGGtagatatatatggatatatattgatctatagatatatattgatctatagatctatatatacacatatatagagaTGTATACAGGTGTATACAGGTGTATACAGGTGTATACGGGTGTATACAGTTGTATACGGGTGTATACGGGTGTATACGGGTGTATACAGGTGTATACAGATAACActcaaaagtctaaaattttaccCAATCAGTCGGTGCATTTGTAATTCACGATTCTGTAAATGTTGccgactgtctgggtacattgcttgctgactcgCTATATTTATTTAGTGAAAAGGCGGACCTGTGCTTATATCATGCTTGACAAAaacctagtttaaaaaaaatcctgtataaAAGGggttatacggcgtacacaattttaaatgataaaaaaatgtctatgttGATAAGTGTGCTACTATATTTATTAACTCTAGAAGTTGCTATAATACACATCATTCTTATTGCATTTTGGTATTgagttttttaactagttctacaatgtcttctgtgtcttgtcttgctactaccaccaagaaatttcccgaatacgggatgaaatcaaattctaatctaatctaatcacagATGACAGATAATTCTGTCCCTAAACTATGCACTATTGAGTAAATTAAAGGCACCATTtgctttttaaacatgttttttccccttctcaATCATTTCTTAGGGAGTTTGCTGGACTTCTTAAAGGAGGGAGATGGCAAATACCTAAAGCTACCCCAGTTGGTGGACATGGCCGCACAGGTAAAGTACAAATCAAAGATGGGCCTCTGCTTGTTGAGCTGTGAAGGGAACATGCCAGTCACGTCCACACAAGTGCCGAGCGAGCACGTACGCTTTGCTGTTCAGAAATTCACATTTATTTAATATCAAGCTGGCGCTCACCATCGTGTCTCCCATGGTCCGCCAACACTTAGCCGCCCGCGGCGTTAAAGTGCTGTTCATCAGAGCCAGTTAGACTCCCACAACGCCTCCTTCTCGTGACACGTTTTGCTTTCACTTTGCGCTCATTCATCGCAGTTGAAATTGAGACTAAAGATGAAGGGGAGGGGCTTTAAGCGGGTGTagccagacatttttttttttaatcattaagcTTGCGTGAACATGATTAGCCTGAGAATTATGCTCAATTAAAGTTGTCATGTTGAATGCGATGCTAATAGGTTGTTGgacattttctcatttaaaatgaatgggaagtgttcatctttaaaatgttgtcgttaaattatttgttatttccATTCTTTTCCATTatgaatttgttattttttgagctTGTTTTTCATGGGCTGAGTTGCTACAAGTTAGCAATtaggctagtttttttttttatgttattcggATTAATGACTAAGTAGTATTTGGAATATATTGgcttaaatacattaaaacagcGGATGGTGCAAAAATGCATCTTTTAATAACTCATAGGTCTTGACGGTGGAAAAATAGGTTTTAATCTgtataatagtcattttttaaactgactTTTAGCGTATTTATGGattataagtcacacttttttatagttttgcTCTGTCTACGTCTTACACTCAAGTAAGACTTAGGTTGTTTAATTTTTTCACTTTGACTGCCACCAgcttatgttttgtgttttttttccctcagttaTCACCAAAAATTGTTATGTTATATTTCCAGATGCTTATTTTGTCTCATTTATTACTTTAAACGTAGATTGCGGACGGCATGGCCTTCATCGAGCGGATGAACTACATCCACAGGGACTTGCGAGCCGCCAACATCTTGGTCGCCGACAACCTGGTGTGCAAAATCGCCGACTTCGGCCTGGCTCGGCTCATCGAGGACAACGAGTACACGGCCAGACAAGGTGGGGTTGTCCCCTCCGAGGAATTCTAGgcaaaaaataaggaaattttcAGAAGCACGGCATCAAAttgtcttcttcttttttttcatttcaggtgCAAAATTCCCAATCAAGTGGACAGCGCCAGAAGCAGCTCTATACGGCCGTTTTACGATCAAATCAGACGTTTGGTCCTTTGGTATACTACTGACTGAACTGGTCACCAAAGGCAGAGTGCCCTATCCAGGTCAGCctcatttaccatattttcttgcatataggctgtatttgtcgcaaaaataATTGagtgaatcgagggtacggcttatatacgcacaaatttgtgaccggacgtttggtcgcccgggtgaatatgattttcagagctggtttcaatagtagatatttagatataaaaccttctcatgaatataattttgagacctgATTTcatcagtaaactctgtcatatTGTCAAACGTCGGGGgcccaaacgtccaggcgaccaaacgtccgggcgaccaaacgtccgggcgaccaaacgtccgggcgaccaaacgtccgggcgaccaaacgtccgggcgaccaaaggtccgggcgaccaaaggtccgggcgaccaaacgtccgggcgaccaaacgtccg from Stigmatopora nigra isolate UIUO_SnigA chromosome 9, RoL_Snig_1.1, whole genome shotgun sequence encodes:
- the yes1 gene encoding tyrosine-protein kinase yes isoform X1 is translated as MLCNMRRHEVIIIIITSLKMGCVRSKEDKGPALKYRPDNTNNTPVNTHLGHYGPEPTLMGHSPAAKTLNNSYNSHASALTPFGGASSAMTPFGGASTSFTSSVAVSSPFPGVVTGGVTFFVALYDYEARTSDDLSFDKGDRFQIINNTEGDWWEARSINTGQKGYIPSNYVAPADSIQAEEWYFGKMGRKDAERLLLLPGNQRGTFLARESETTKGAYSLSIRDWDEVKGDNVKHYKIRKLDSGGYYITTRAQFETLQKLMKHYTEHADGLCYRLTTVCPTVKPQTQGLAKDAWEIPRESLRLEVKLGQGCFGEVWTGTWNGTTKVAIKTLKPGTMSPEAFLQEAQIMKKLRHDKLVPLYAVVSEEPIYIVTEFMGKGSLLDFLKEGDGKYLKLPQLVDMAAQIADGMAFIERMNYIHRDLRAANILVADNLVCKIADFGLARLIEDNEYTARQGAKFPIKWTAPEAALYGRFTIKSDVWSFGILLTELVTKGRVPYPGMVNREVLEQVERGYRMPCPQGCPESLHEMMRHCWKKEPDERPTFEYIQSFLEDYFTATEPQYQPGDNL
- the yes1 gene encoding tyrosine-protein kinase yes isoform X2; the protein is MGCVRSKEDKGPALKYRPDNTNNTPVNTHLGHYGPEPTLMGHSPAAKTLNNSYNSHASALTPFGGASSAMTPFGGASTSFTSSVAVSSPFPGVVTGGVTFFVALYDYEARTSDDLSFDKGDRFQIINNTEGDWWEARSINTGQKGYIPSNYVAPADSIQAEEWYFGKMGRKDAERLLLLPGNQRGTFLARESETTKGAYSLSIRDWDEVKGDNVKHYKIRKLDSGGYYITTRAQFETLQKLMKHYTEHADGLCYRLTTVCPTVKPQTQGLAKDAWEIPRESLRLEVKLGQGCFGEVWTGTWNGTTKVAIKTLKPGTMSPEAFLQEAQIMKKLRHDKLVPLYAVVSEEPIYIVTEFMGKGSLLDFLKEGDGKYLKLPQLVDMAAQIADGMAFIERMNYIHRDLRAANILVADNLVCKIADFGLARLIEDNEYTARQGAKFPIKWTAPEAALYGRFTIKSDVWSFGILLTELVTKGRVPYPGMVNREVLEQVERGYRMPCPQGCPESLHEMMRHCWKKEPDERPTFEYIQSFLEDYFTATEPQYQPGDNL